The following nucleotide sequence is from Cumulibacter manganitolerans.
GCCAGCAGGTGCACCAGCCGGGCCAGCGTCCCGGGCCGGTCGGCGACCGCGCAGCGCAGCGACAGGTAGCGTCCCACGGCGACCATGCCGTGCTGGATCACCTGCATCAGCAGCACCGGGTCGACGTTCCCGCCGGACAGGATCGCCACCAACGGCGGCTCGAACCGGTCGGGATGCGCCAGCACGGCCGCCATCGCGGCGGCGCCCGCCGGCTCCACCACGAGCTTGGCCCGCTCCAGGCAGAACAGCAGCGCCTCGGAGATGTCGTCCTCGCTCACGGTCACGATGTCGTCGACCAGCGCCTGCACGTGCGCGAGGGTGATCTCGGCGGGCTTCGGCACGGCGATGCCGTCGGCCATCGTCGCCATCCGCTGCAGCGCGACCGGGTGGCCCTGGCGCAGCGACTCCGGAAACGCCGCCGCGGCCCGCGCCTGGACCCCGACGATGCGCACGTCGGGCCGCCGGCCCCGGATCGCCGCCGCGACGCCGGACAGCAGGCCGCCGCCCCCTGTCGAGACGACCACGGTGCGCACGTCGGGACACTGCTCCAGGATCTCCAGACCGCACGTCCCCTGGCCCGCGATGAGGTCCGGGTGGTCGAACGGGTGGATGAAGATCGCCCCGGTACGCCGGGCGTCCTCCTCCGCGGCGAGCAGCGCCTCGCCGAGGTCGGCCCCGACCTGGTGCACGGTGGCGCCGTACCCCCGGGTGGCCGCGAGCTTGGGCAGCGGCGCGTTCACCGGCATGTAGACGGCCGCGGGCGCGCCGAGGATGGCCGCCGCCAGCGCCACCCCCTGGGCGTGGTTGCCGGCGCTGGCCGCGACGACGCCGCGGGCCCGCTCCTCCTCGCTCAGCCGGGCGATCCGCACGTAGGCACCGCGGATCTTGAACGACCCGGCCCGCTGGAGGTTCTCGCACTTGAGGTACGCCGGACCGCCGATGCGCTGGGCGAGAGCACGGGAGCTCTCCAGCG
It contains:
- the ilvA gene encoding threonine ammonia-lyase: MWTTGGKILGMSIPLVTVQDVELARREIAGVLRETPLESSRALAQRIGGPAYLKCENLQRAGSFKIRGAYVRIARLSEEERARGVVAASAGNHAQGVALAAAILGAPAAVYMPVNAPLPKLAATRGYGATVHQVGADLGEALLAAEEDARRTGAIFIHPFDHPDLIAGQGTCGLEILEQCPDVRTVVVSTGGGGLLSGVAAAIRGRRPDVRIVGVQARAAAAFPESLRQGHPVALQRMATMADGIAVPKPAEITLAHVQALVDDIVTVSEDDISEALLFCLERAKLVVEPAGAAAMAAVLAHPDRFEPPLVAILSGGNVDPVLLMQVIQHGMVAVGRYLSLRCAVADRPGTLARLVHLLADHGANIVDVEHSRLRSDLSLGEVAISLRVETKGREHAAALVAALEEAGYRVSCDV